From one Streptomyces sp. CA-210063 genomic stretch:
- a CDS encoding DUF3455 domain-containing protein: MKLAKRLILTTTAVAAVTAGALSSAPVGLAAEAKPARGGVDAPAALKVPDGNRLTGVLRAEGVQTYTCTDGAWKLLEPAATLWDRNDRSRRTVALHSRGPVWVSTVDGSAVNAAAVASSAKEGTIPELLLQSTTTRGTGVFANVSYIQRLNTRGGVAPTAACTGADQVSVPYSATYAFYKPAK, encoded by the coding sequence ATGAAGCTCGCCAAGCGTCTCATCCTCACCACCACCGCTGTCGCCGCCGTAACCGCCGGCGCGCTCTCGAGCGCGCCGGTCGGCCTGGCCGCGGAGGCGAAGCCCGCCCGTGGCGGCGTCGACGCTCCCGCCGCACTCAAGGTCCCGGACGGGAACCGGCTCACCGGAGTCCTCCGGGCCGAAGGCGTCCAGACGTACACCTGCACCGACGGGGCCTGGAAGCTGCTGGAGCCCGCCGCCACCCTCTGGGACAGGAACGACCGCTCCCGCCGTACCGTCGCCCTCCACTCCCGGGGCCCCGTCTGGGTGTCCACGGTCGACGGCAGTGCCGTGAACGCCGCCGCCGTCGCCAGCTCGGCCAAGGAGGGCACCATCCCCGAGCTTCTCCTGCAGTCCACCACCACGCGCGGCACCGGGGTCTTCGCGAACGTCTCCTACATCCAGCGCCTCAACACCCGCGGCGGCGTCGCCCCCACCGCCGCCTGCACCGGCGCCGACCAGGTCAGCGTCCCCTACTCCGCCACCTACGCCT
- a CDS encoding SIR2 family NAD-dependent protein deacylase, translated as MTRPLVALLSGAGISTDSGIPDYRGPNGLWRRDPEAEKLVTYEYYMADPEIRRRSWQMRRQNRTLLAEPNVAHRAVAELERSGVPVRVITQNVDGLHQLAGTSARKVLELHGTAREFVCTACHSRGPMEDALARVEAGEDDPPCLECGGILKSATVMFGERLDPVVLGEAVAITKACQIFIAVGTSLQVQPAAGLAGVAADHGARLIIVNAEPTPYDDLADEVVREPIGTALPEVLRGIGTASA; from the coding sequence ATGACCAGGCCTCTCGTTGCCCTCCTCAGTGGCGCAGGTATCTCCACGGATTCGGGTATTCCCGACTATCGGGGCCCGAACGGGCTGTGGCGGCGGGATCCGGAGGCGGAGAAGCTCGTCACGTACGAGTACTACATGGCAGACCCGGAGATCCGGCGGCGCTCGTGGCAAATGCGGCGGCAGAACCGGACGCTGCTGGCGGAGCCGAACGTGGCGCACCGGGCGGTGGCCGAGCTGGAGCGGTCCGGGGTACCGGTGCGGGTGATCACGCAGAACGTGGACGGGCTGCACCAGCTCGCCGGGACGTCCGCCCGCAAGGTCCTGGAACTGCACGGCACCGCACGGGAGTTCGTCTGCACCGCATGCCACTCCCGCGGTCCGATGGAGGACGCCCTCGCCCGGGTCGAGGCCGGTGAGGACGATCCGCCGTGCCTGGAGTGCGGGGGCATCCTCAAGTCGGCCACCGTCATGTTCGGCGAACGGCTCGACCCGGTGGTGCTCGGCGAGGCCGTCGCGATCACCAAGGCCTGCCAGATCTTCATCGCCGTCGGCACCAGCCTCCAGGTCCAGCCCGCCGCCGGACTCGCCGGTGTCGCCGCCGACCACGGGGCGCGGCTGATCATCGTCAACGCCGAGCCGACCCCGTACGACGACCTGGCGGACGAGGTCGTACGGGAGCCGATCGGGACCGCGCTGCCGGAGGTGCTGCGCGGGATCGGTACCGCGAGCGCCTGA
- a CDS encoding methylated-DNA--[protein]-cysteine S-methyltransferase, whose translation MKQQKRHTVIDSPYGPLTLVADDGVLCGLYMTGQRHRPPEESFGVRDDTLFAEPEEQLEAYFAGDLKEFTLELRLHGTPFQRTVWEQLVRIPYGETRSYGDLADALGKPKASRAVGLANGRNPVGIIVPCHRVVGSDGSLTGYGGGVERKQRLLDLERGTALF comes from the coding sequence ATGAAGCAGCAGAAGCGGCACACCGTCATCGACAGTCCCTACGGTCCGCTCACCCTCGTCGCCGACGACGGTGTCCTGTGCGGCCTCTACATGACCGGGCAACGCCACCGCCCGCCGGAGGAGAGTTTCGGCGTACGCGACGACACGCTCTTCGCCGAGCCGGAGGAACAGCTGGAAGCCTATTTCGCGGGTGACTTGAAGGAGTTCACCCTTGAACTGCGGCTGCACGGCACCCCGTTCCAGCGCACCGTCTGGGAACAGCTCGTGCGGATCCCCTACGGCGAGACCCGCTCGTACGGCGATCTCGCCGACGCCCTCGGCAAGCCCAAGGCGTCCCGCGCGGTCGGCCTGGCGAACGGCAGGAACCCCGTCGGCATCATCGTCCCCTGCCACCGCGTGGTCGGCTCCGACGGCAGCCTCACCGGTTACGGCGGCGGCGTGGAGCGCAAGCAGCGCCTGCTGGACCTCGAACGGGGGACGGCCCTCTTCTGA
- a CDS encoding AlkA N-terminal domain-containing protein, translated as MRNGMYTDVERCVRAVRSKDARFDGWFFTAVLTTRIYCRPSCPVVPPKPENMTFYPSAAACQQAGFRACKRCRPDTSPGSPEWDQRADLVARAMRLVGDGVVDREGVPGLARRLGYSTRQVERQLLAELGAGPLALARAQRAQTARLLVETTALPMAEIAFAAGFASIRTFNDTVREVFALSPSELRERATRSARQRLDSPGTSGVLSLRLPFRAPLNPDNLFGHLAATAVPGVEEWRDGAYRRTLRLPYGHGIVGLTPEPDHIACRLTLSDLRDLPVAISRCRRMLDLDADPVAVDEQLRTDPVLAPLVDKAPGRRVPRTVDEAEFAVRAVLGQQVSTAAARTHAARLVTAHGEPVDDPEGGLTHLFPLPEALAAVDPETLAMPRTRRTTFTTLVRQLADGELHLGVGSDWAETRARLLALPGFGPWTVDVIAMRALGDPDAFLPSDLGIRRAAKELGLPSTPAALTDRAAAWRPWRAYAVQYLWATDSHPINFLPV; from the coding sequence ATGCGGAACGGGATGTACACGGATGTCGAGCGGTGTGTGCGGGCCGTGCGGTCGAAGGACGCGCGGTTCGACGGGTGGTTCTTCACGGCGGTGCTGACCACGCGGATCTACTGTCGGCCGAGCTGTCCGGTGGTGCCGCCGAAGCCGGAGAACATGACGTTCTATCCGAGCGCGGCGGCGTGTCAGCAGGCCGGGTTCCGGGCGTGCAAGCGGTGTCGGCCGGACACGAGTCCCGGGTCGCCGGAGTGGGATCAGCGGGCGGACCTGGTGGCGCGGGCGATGAGACTGGTGGGGGACGGGGTGGTGGACCGGGAGGGCGTGCCGGGGCTGGCGCGGCGGCTCGGTTACAGCACCCGGCAGGTCGAGCGGCAGCTGCTGGCCGAGCTGGGCGCGGGCCCGCTGGCGCTCGCCCGGGCGCAGCGGGCGCAGACCGCGCGGCTACTGGTCGAGACGACCGCGCTGCCGATGGCGGAGATCGCGTTCGCCGCCGGGTTCGCGTCGATCCGGACCTTCAACGACACGGTGCGGGAGGTCTTCGCGCTGTCGCCGAGCGAGCTGCGCGAGCGGGCCACGCGATCGGCCCGGCAGCGCTTGGACTCCCCTGGTACCTCAGGGGTGTTGAGCCTGCGGCTGCCGTTCCGGGCCCCGCTCAACCCCGACAATCTCTTCGGTCACCTCGCCGCCACCGCCGTACCCGGCGTGGAGGAGTGGCGCGACGGCGCCTACCGGCGCACGCTCCGCCTCCCGTACGGCCACGGCATCGTGGGCCTCACGCCCGAGCCCGACCACATCGCCTGCCGCCTCACCCTCAGCGATCTGCGCGACCTGCCCGTCGCCATCAGCCGCTGCCGGCGCATGCTCGACCTGGACGCCGACCCGGTCGCCGTCGACGAGCAGCTGCGCACCGACCCGGTGCTCGCGCCGCTGGTGGACAAGGCGCCTGGGCGCCGGGTGCCGCGTACCGTCGACGAGGCCGAGTTCGCCGTACGGGCGGTGCTCGGCCAGCAGGTGTCCACGGCCGCCGCCCGCACCCACGCGGCCCGGCTGGTCACCGCGCACGGCGAACCCGTCGACGACCCCGAGGGCGGCCTCACCCATCTCTTCCCGCTCCCCGAGGCGCTGGCGGCCGTCGACCCCGAGACCCTCGCGATGCCCCGCACCCGCCGGACCACCTTCACCACGCTGGTGCGGCAACTCGCCGACGGTGAACTGCACTTGGGCGTCGGCAGCGACTGGGCGGAGACCCGCGCCCGTCTCCTCGCCCTCCCCGGCTTCGGCCCCTGGACCGTCGACGTCATCGCCATGCGCGCCCTCGGCGACCCCGACGCCTTCCTCCCCAGCGACCTCGGAATCCGACGCGCGGCAAAGGAGTTGGGCCTCCCGTCCACTCCGGCCGCCCTCACGGACCGCGCGGCGGCCTGGCGGCCGTGGCGGGCGTACGCGGTCCAGTACCTGTGGGCGACGGACAGCCATCCCATCAACTTCCTGCCTGTATGA
- a CDS encoding O-acetyl-ADP-ribose deacetylase has translation MTTITLVRGDITQQSVDAIVNAANSSLLGGGGVDGAIHRRGGPAILADCRKLRASHYGRGLPTGQAVATTAGELDARWVIHTVGPVHSQSLDRSALLASCYRESLRVADELGARTVAFPAVSAGIYGWPMEDAARIAVESVRATETSVEEVRFVLFDDEAYAAFAAFAEQAG, from the coding sequence ATGACCACCATCACCCTCGTCCGGGGCGACATCACCCAGCAGTCCGTCGACGCCATCGTCAACGCCGCGAACTCCTCACTCCTCGGCGGGGGAGGAGTGGACGGCGCGATCCACCGGCGCGGCGGCCCCGCGATCCTGGCCGACTGCCGAAAGCTCCGTGCCTCTCACTACGGCAGGGGGCTGCCCACGGGCCAGGCCGTCGCCACGACGGCGGGCGAACTGGACGCGCGCTGGGTGATCCACACGGTGGGGCCCGTCCACAGCCAGAGCCTCGACCGCTCCGCCCTCCTCGCCTCCTGCTACCGCGAATCCCTGCGCGTGGCCGATGAGTTGGGCGCCCGCACGGTCGCCTTCCCGGCCGTCTCCGCCGGTATCTACGGCTGGCCGATGGAGGACGCCGCCCGCATCGCCGTGGAGTCCGTACGCGCCACGGAGACCTCGGTCGAGGAGGTCAGATTCGTCCTCTTCGACGACGAGGCGTACGCGGCGTTCGCGGCCTTCGCCGAGCAGGCCGGCTGA
- a CDS encoding cytochrome P450, giving the protein MTTHPPLPTLRPLLDPSPEYAKWRAEEPIRRVTIWGDNSPWLVTRHEDARAVLADPRFSADATRDGFPGFRPQSPPRAPGQFFMMDPPDHTRLRRVLIPDFTFRRIEQLRPAIARICGELLDSITADGGTTADLVESYALPLPSLAICELLGVPYEDHDFFQRQARAFSSLASGPKEMLAARKALHTYLGELLARRAREPADDLLSRLARDRVATGEVSAPEAVGIASLLLVAGHETTANMFPLAVVALLSHPDQLAALRADPGLWPGAVEELLRHLTVAHSGLRRIATEDVDVAGVRIQAGEGVVVALQAANRDPSAFADPDALDVRRGTTGHLAFGHGLHQCIGQSLARAELQIGLPALFDRLPGLRLTAPPEDFALTMTTVHGVRSLPVSW; this is encoded by the coding sequence ATGACGACGCACCCTCCCCTGCCGACCCTGCGGCCGCTGCTCGACCCCTCGCCCGAGTACGCCAAGTGGCGTGCCGAGGAACCGATCCGGCGGGTGACGATCTGGGGCGACAACAGCCCCTGGCTGGTCACCCGGCATGAGGACGCCCGCGCGGTCCTCGCCGACCCGCGCTTCAGCGCCGACGCCACCCGCGACGGCTTCCCCGGCTTCCGGCCGCAGTCGCCGCCGCGCGCACCGGGCCAGTTCTTCATGATGGACCCGCCCGACCACACCCGCCTGCGCCGCGTACTGATCCCCGACTTCACCTTCCGCCGTATCGAGCAGTTGCGGCCGGCCATCGCCCGGATCTGCGGGGAACTGCTCGACTCGATCACGGCGGACGGGGGCACGACCGCCGACCTGGTCGAGTCGTACGCCCTGCCGCTGCCGTCCCTCGCCATCTGCGAGCTGCTCGGGGTGCCGTACGAGGACCACGACTTCTTCCAGCGACAGGCGAGGGCGTTCAGCAGTCTCGCCTCCGGACCCAAGGAGATGCTGGCCGCCCGCAAGGCCCTCCACACGTACCTGGGCGAACTGCTCGCCCGGCGGGCCCGGGAGCCCGCCGACGATCTCCTCTCGCGTCTCGCGCGGGACCGGGTGGCGACCGGCGAGGTGAGCGCGCCCGAGGCCGTCGGCATCGCCTCGCTGCTGCTGGTGGCGGGCCACGAGACGACCGCGAACATGTTCCCGCTCGCGGTCGTGGCCCTGCTGAGCCACCCCGACCAGCTCGCCGCCCTGCGCGCGGATCCCGGCCTGTGGCCCGGCGCGGTCGAGGAGTTGCTGCGCCATCTGACCGTCGCGCACTCGGGGCTGCGGCGGATCGCCACCGAGGACGTGGACGTCGCGGGTGTCCGTATCCAGGCTGGGGAGGGCGTCGTCGTGGCGCTCCAGGCCGCCAACCGCGACCCGTCCGCGTTCGCCGATCCCGACGCACTGGACGTCCGCCGGGGCACCACCGGCCATCTGGCCTTCGGCCACGGACTGCACCAGTGCATCGGCCAGTCCCTCGCCCGCGCGGAACTCCAGATCGGCCTGCCCGCCCTCTTCGACCGCCTGCCGGGCCTGCGCCTGACCGCACCGCCGGAGGACTTCGCGCTGACGATGACCACGGTCCACGGGGTGCGGTCGTTGCCGGTGAGCTGGTAG
- a CDS encoding alkaline phosphatase family protein produces MSTRPTRLVVLDIVGLTPKLLRHMPAVAALGERGFRARLDPVLPAVTCTVQSTFLTGQPPSGHGAVGNGWYFRDLGEVLLWRQHNALVGGEKIWETARRSAPDYKVANICWWYAMGADVDLTVTPRPVYYSDGRKEPDCYTWPPSLHDELTDRLGPFPLFTYWGPNAGMPSTQWILGAARQVFDEHDPDLTLVYIPQLDYEPQRSGPDSPATIRAARQLDDALGPLIDHFLSEGATVVALSEYGITPVSRPVDINRSLRRAGLLEVHTQDGMEYLDPWTSRAFAVADHQVAHVYVRDPADTAEVAKLLAELDGVEQVLDADGKAAHGLDHERSGELVAVADPDAWFTYYYWLDDERAPDFARQVEIHRKPGYDPAELLYDETVPAVKLRAVGQIARKKLGFRYRISTVPLDPAGVSGSHGRLPADPDDGPVLLCSTSELTREAYSATEIKSLLLGLAGLDEDEEGLPA; encoded by the coding sequence ATGAGCACCCGACCCACCCGGCTCGTCGTCCTCGACATCGTCGGCCTCACCCCCAAACTGCTCCGGCACATGCCCGCGGTGGCCGCCCTCGGCGAGCGCGGCTTCCGGGCCCGGCTCGACCCCGTACTGCCCGCCGTGACCTGCACGGTCCAGTCCACGTTCCTCACCGGTCAACCGCCCTCCGGGCACGGCGCGGTGGGCAACGGCTGGTACTTCCGGGACCTCGGCGAAGTACTGCTGTGGCGCCAGCACAACGCGCTCGTCGGCGGCGAGAAGATCTGGGAGACGGCCCGCAGATCCGCCCCCGACTACAAGGTCGCCAACATCTGCTGGTGGTACGCGATGGGCGCGGACGTCGACCTCACCGTCACCCCACGCCCGGTCTACTACTCGGACGGCCGCAAGGAACCCGACTGCTACACCTGGCCGCCGTCCCTGCACGACGAACTCACCGACCGGCTGGGCCCGTTCCCCCTGTTCACCTACTGGGGCCCCAACGCCGGAATGCCCTCCACCCAGTGGATCCTCGGCGCCGCCCGCCAGGTCTTCGACGAACACGACCCGGACCTCACCCTCGTCTACATCCCCCAACTCGACTACGAACCCCAGCGATCCGGCCCCGACTCACCGGCCACGATCCGCGCCGCCCGCCAACTCGACGACGCGCTAGGCCCGTTGATCGACCACTTCCTGAGCGAGGGTGCCACGGTGGTGGCCCTCAGCGAGTACGGCATCACGCCCGTCTCCCGCCCGGTGGACATCAACCGTTCCCTGCGCCGCGCGGGGTTGCTGGAGGTGCACACCCAGGACGGCATGGAGTACCTCGACCCCTGGACCTCACGGGCCTTCGCCGTCGCCGACCACCAGGTCGCCCACGTCTACGTACGGGACCCGGCCGACACGGCGGAGGTCGCCAAGCTCCTGGCCGAACTCGACGGCGTGGAACAGGTGTTGGACGCGGACGGCAAGGCGGCCCACGGCCTGGACCACGAACGCTCCGGTGAACTGGTCGCCGTCGCCGACCCCGACGCCTGGTTCACGTACTACTACTGGCTCGACGACGAACGTGCCCCCGACTTCGCCCGCCAGGTCGAGATCCACCGCAAGCCCGGCTACGACCCCGCCGAGCTGCTGTACGACGAGACCGTCCCCGCCGTGAAACTCCGCGCGGTCGGCCAGATCGCCCGCAAGAAGTTGGGCTTCCGCTACCGCATCAGCACCGTCCCGCTGGACCCCGCCGGCGTCAGCGGCAGCCACGGCCGACTGCCCGCCGACCCGGACGACGGTCCCGTACTGCTGTGCTCCACAAGCGAGTTGACCCGGGAGGCCTACTCCGCCACCGAGATCAAGTCCCTGCTGCTGGGGCTCGCGGGACTGGACGAGGACGAGGAAGGACTGCCCGCATGA
- a CDS encoding sugar phosphate isomerase/epimerase family protein, producing the protein MNPPPTPLRFGYGTNGFTNHRLSDVLAVLADLGYDGVALTLDHGHLDPYADDLPRQVAAVARELARHRLDVTVETGAPYLLDPWGKHHPTLMSDGAERRTDLLRRAVRIAADVGSPTVHLCSGPAPDDGLPERDAWKRLVAGVESVLETAGEYGVSLAFEPEPYMFVDTVERCLELAEMVGGHELFGITLDVGHAHCVEDRTVLECVRLAAPRLLNVQIEDMRRGVHQHLEFGTGEIDFPPVLAALQDLDHRGLVSVEIQGGSLDAPEVARRSLDFLRAATA; encoded by the coding sequence ATGAACCCTCCCCCCACCCCCCTCAGATTCGGCTACGGCACCAACGGCTTCACCAACCACCGGCTCAGCGATGTCCTCGCGGTCCTCGCCGACCTCGGCTACGACGGCGTCGCGCTCACCCTCGACCACGGCCACCTCGACCCGTACGCGGACGACCTGCCCCGGCAGGTGGCCGCGGTCGCCCGGGAACTGGCCCGGCACAGGCTCGATGTGACCGTCGAGACCGGCGCGCCCTACCTCCTCGACCCCTGGGGCAAGCACCACCCGACGCTCATGTCGGACGGGGCCGAGCGCAGGACCGACCTGCTGCGGCGGGCCGTCCGCATCGCCGCCGACGTCGGCTCGCCCACCGTCCATCTGTGCAGCGGCCCGGCTCCGGACGACGGACTGCCGGAGCGGGACGCGTGGAAGCGGCTCGTCGCGGGTGTCGAGTCGGTCCTGGAGACGGCGGGGGAGTACGGCGTGTCGCTGGCCTTCGAGCCCGAGCCGTACATGTTCGTCGACACCGTGGAGCGGTGCCTGGAACTCGCCGAGATGGTCGGCGGGCACGAGCTGTTCGGGATCACCCTCGATGTCGGGCACGCGCACTGCGTGGAGGACCGGACCGTGCTGGAGTGTGTCCGCCTCGCCGCCCCGCGCCTGCTGAACGTGCAGATCGAGGACATGCGGCGGGGCGTCCACCAGCACCTCGAATTCGGCACCGGCGAGATCGACTTCCCGCCCGTGCTCGCCGCCCTCCAGGACCTCGACCACCGCGGACTGGTCTCCGTGGAGATCCAGGGCGGTTCCCTCGACGCCCCCGAAGTGGCCCGCCGCTCGCTGGACTTCCTCCGCGCGGCGACGGCCTGA
- a CDS encoding SCO3242 family prenyltransferase, with the protein MKDREAVLRSGSRPAVGLADLAQLVRAPAALSVPGDVLAGAAAAGHPLGVRTFGVMGSSVCLYWAGMALNDYADATIDAVERPERPVPSGRVPRRTALAVAGTLTAGGLALAAVSGGRRSLLGALPLAGAVWAYDLKLKSTPAGPAAMAAARALDVLAGALAGGRGPGRTTGTGTALWRGALPAALVGAHTYTLTALSRHEISGAPARLPAATLAASTATALATALPAVRTAVAYAGRRSERTGDTAAKRSAGSAALCRQPSTAPSWPVAPRGGAAIRYSPAPPQGAAARAAVVAAGALAYLGSYGTAQARAVREPSGENVRRAVGAGILGLVPLQAALTARSGATAAAAALGVVHPLARRLARRISPT; encoded by the coding sequence ATGAAAGATCGGGAAGCGGTACTGCGCTCCGGCTCACGGCCTGCCGTGGGCCTCGCCGACCTCGCACAACTCGTCCGGGCACCGGCCGCGTTGAGCGTCCCGGGCGACGTGCTTGCGGGCGCCGCTGCCGCCGGGCACCCCCTGGGTGTGCGGACGTTCGGTGTGATGGGCTCGTCCGTCTGCCTCTACTGGGCCGGCATGGCCCTCAACGACTACGCCGACGCCACGATCGACGCGGTAGAGCGCCCCGAGCGCCCCGTCCCGTCGGGCCGGGTCCCGCGTCGCACCGCCCTCGCCGTCGCGGGCACCCTGACCGCCGGGGGTCTCGCGCTAGCAGCCGTCTCCGGGGGCCGTCGGAGCCTTCTGGGAGCGCTCCCGCTGGCAGGCGCCGTCTGGGCGTACGACCTGAAACTCAAGTCCACCCCGGCGGGCCCGGCCGCCATGGCCGCCGCGCGCGCCCTCGACGTCCTCGCGGGCGCCCTGGCCGGCGGACGGGGGCCTGGCCGTACGACCGGAACCGGCACCGCCCTGTGGCGCGGCGCCCTCCCCGCCGCACTCGTCGGCGCCCACACCTACACCCTGACCGCTCTCAGCCGCCACGAGATCTCCGGCGCCCCCGCCCGGCTGCCGGCCGCGACCCTCGCCGCCTCCACTGCCACCGCCCTCGCCACGGCACTCCCGGCCGTCCGCACGGCTGTCGCCTACGCGGGGCGCCGCTCGGAGCGCACCGGGGACACCGCCGCCAAGCGCTCCGCCGGAAGTGCCGCGCTGTGTCGTCAGCCGTCCACGGCGCCGTCGTGGCCGGTCGCGCCCCGCGGCGGAGCCGCAATTCGATACAGCCCCGCGCCCCCTCAGGGCGCTGCCGCCCGGGCCGCGGTGGTCGCCGCCGGGGCCCTCGCCTACCTCGGCAGCTACGGCACGGCCCAGGCCCGTGCCGTACGCGAGCCATCGGGTGAGAACGTACGGCGGGCCGTCGGGGCCGGGATTCTCGGGCTGGTGCCCCTGCAGGCGGCGTTGACCGCACGGAGCGGGGCCACGGCCGCGGCGGCGGCCCTGGGTGTCGTGCACCCCCTCGCGCGACGGCTCGCCCGGCGCATCTCCCCCACCTGA